A window of the Kosakonia radicincitans DSM 16656 genome harbors these coding sequences:
- the tesB gene encoding acyl-CoA thioesterase II, producing MSQALSNLLSLLNLEKIEEGLFRGQSEDLGLRQVFGGQVVGQALYAAKETVPAERLVHSFHSYFLRPGDSQKPIVYDVEVLRDGNSFSARRVAAIQNGKPIFYMTASFQAPETGYEHQKTMPDAPAPDSLKSETDIARALSHLLPPLVKEKFLSDKPLEIRPVEFHNPLKGHVAEPARQVWIRANGAVPEDFRVHQYLLGYASDFNFLPVALQPHGVGFLEHGMQVATIDHSMWFHRPFNMNEWLLYSVESTSASGARGFVRGEFYTQQGVLVASTVQEGVMRNRN from the coding sequence ATGAGTCAGGCACTCTCTAACCTGCTGTCATTATTGAATCTGGAAAAAATCGAAGAAGGCCTGTTTCGCGGCCAGAGCGAAGATTTAGGGTTACGCCAGGTCTTTGGCGGCCAGGTTGTCGGCCAGGCGCTGTACGCCGCTAAAGAGACCGTCCCCGCCGAGCGACTGGTGCACTCCTTCCACAGCTACTTTTTGCGTCCTGGCGATAGCCAGAAACCGATTGTCTATGACGTGGAAGTTCTGCGCGACGGCAACAGCTTCAGCGCCCGCCGCGTGGCGGCGATCCAGAACGGGAAACCGATTTTCTATATGACCGCCTCGTTCCAGGCGCCGGAAACGGGTTACGAACACCAAAAAACGATGCCGGACGCGCCCGCGCCGGATTCACTGAAATCCGAAACCGATATCGCCCGTGCACTCTCCCATTTGTTGCCGCCGCTGGTGAAAGAGAAATTCCTCAGCGATAAACCGCTGGAGATCCGACCGGTAGAATTTCACAACCCGCTAAAAGGGCACGTTGCCGAGCCTGCGCGCCAGGTATGGATCCGCGCAAACGGCGCGGTGCCGGAAGACTTTCGCGTCCATCAATACCTGCTGGGCTACGCCTCAGACTTCAACTTCCTGCCGGTGGCGCTGCAACCACACGGTGTGGGTTTCCTTGAGCACGGTATGCAAGTCGCCACCATTGACCACTCGATGTGGTTCCATCGTCCATTCAATATGAATGAATGGCTGCTTTATAGCGTGGAAAGTACGTCGGCCTCCGGGGCGCGCGGCTTTGTACGCGGTGAGTTCTATACGCAACAGGGCGTGCTGGTGGCGTCAACCGTGCAGGAAGGGGTGATGCGCAATCGCAACTAA
- a CDS encoding LysR family transcriptional regulator: MNSRSLEYLAALAKYNHFQHAADECNVTQSTLSIQLKKLEQELGAPLLDRSNKRVKFTTMGIRVVKQTHVILKELERLREMASKPHMYGIQNIRIGIMPSVSTNIFKYAVELCDNFPSKIELQFNEADPEKLFSMMKTGALECAIMDKQPRNSDFFECASFDEPLIIGVGARHQYALSESLEQAELKKLKILVPEYGNNLHDPIMSFCDQYGLFAEIGSVGMNIETLRWRISMSDYVSFFPYFSALDKNDTRLKYIRLNHFNPRRKIVFLSQREPVVKKFTELLIKKMTNALIE; this comes from the coding sequence ATGAATAGTCGATCTTTAGAGTACCTGGCAGCACTGGCAAAGTACAATCATTTTCAGCATGCAGCAGACGAGTGCAACGTAACGCAATCAACGCTGAGTATTCAATTGAAAAAGCTAGAACAAGAGCTTGGCGCGCCCTTGCTGGATCGTTCAAATAAAAGAGTTAAATTTACAACGATGGGTATCAGGGTGGTAAAACAGACACATGTGATACTCAAAGAACTCGAACGATTACGGGAGATGGCATCAAAACCACATATGTATGGTATACAAAACATACGTATAGGGATTATGCCATCAGTCTCAACAAACATATTTAAATATGCAGTTGAACTTTGCGATAACTTCCCATCGAAAATCGAGCTGCAGTTTAATGAAGCCGACCCGGAGAAACTCTTTTCAATGATGAAAACAGGTGCTCTGGAGTGCGCGATAATGGACAAACAGCCCAGAAATTCTGATTTTTTTGAATGCGCATCATTCGATGAACCACTGATCATTGGCGTCGGAGCCAGACATCAATATGCACTTTCAGAATCATTAGAACAAGCAGAGCTGAAAAAGCTGAAGATTCTGGTCCCGGAATATGGAAATAATCTGCACGATCCGATCATGAGCTTTTGCGATCAATATGGGCTTTTTGCGGAGATAGGCTCCGTAGGCATGAACATTGAAACATTGCGCTGGCGAATTTCGATGTCTGATTATGTATCCTTTTTCCCCTATTTTTCTGCCCTGGATAAAAATGATACCCGGCTGAAGTATATCAGACTCAACCATTTCAACCCCAGGCGTAAAATTGTTTTCTTATCACAACGAGAGCCTGTCGTGAAAAAATTCACGGAGTTGCTCATAAAAAAAATGACCAACGCGTTAATAGAATAA
- a CDS encoding LacI family DNA-binding transcriptional regulator has translation MKTITLYDVASYAGVSYQTVSRVINDAAHVSVRTREKVLAAMAALHYVPNRGAQQLAGKRSRALGLLTTDLALHAPSQIASAVKSRAGLASTSVIISMLEQHDAASCSAALQELLAQRVEGVLINVPLEDALAQQLAAQAQPTPVLFLDVSDKAAVNSLVFDAEQGARLGVEHVLSQGHQRIALLGGPQSSVSARARFSGWLAALAQEKLTPCASEYGDWSAASGYEKAHLLLAGPRLPQAILVANDQMALGVMRACAEKGIDVPGQISVVGYDDTADSAWFSPPLTTVRQAFKEAGERSVDWLLNPPDRELTLSQIRLPVTLIERLSTAPARERQIRSGETLARQLSELAQQVAMLDRR, from the coding sequence ATGAAAACTATCACACTTTACGACGTTGCCAGCTATGCAGGCGTCTCTTACCAGACCGTATCCCGGGTGATCAATGATGCGGCCCATGTTTCCGTTCGTACCCGTGAAAAGGTGCTCGCCGCAATGGCCGCGCTGCACTATGTTCCCAATCGAGGCGCTCAGCAACTTGCGGGCAAACGCAGCAGAGCGCTGGGACTACTGACTACCGATCTGGCGCTGCATGCGCCGTCACAAATTGCCTCGGCGGTGAAATCCCGCGCCGGTCTTGCCTCCACGAGCGTCATTATTTCGATGCTTGAGCAGCATGACGCCGCCAGTTGTAGCGCGGCATTGCAGGAACTGCTGGCACAGCGTGTGGAAGGCGTGCTTATTAATGTTCCGCTGGAAGATGCGTTGGCGCAGCAGTTGGCGGCGCAGGCGCAACCGACGCCGGTATTGTTTCTGGATGTCAGTGATAAGGCAGCCGTTAACAGTCTGGTGTTTGATGCGGAGCAGGGCGCGCGCCTGGGTGTGGAACATGTGCTGTCGCAAGGCCACCAGCGCATTGCTCTGCTGGGCGGGCCGCAGAGTTCAGTTTCAGCCCGCGCCCGTTTTAGCGGCTGGCTGGCGGCGTTAGCACAGGAGAAACTGACCCCCTGCGCCAGCGAGTATGGGGACTGGAGCGCCGCATCGGGGTATGAAAAAGCCCATCTGCTGCTGGCGGGTCCCCGGCTGCCGCAGGCGATTCTGGTGGCTAACGATCAGATGGCGCTCGGCGTGATGCGCGCCTGTGCTGAGAAGGGCATTGATGTGCCGGGGCAGATTTCAGTGGTGGGGTACGACGACACGGCGGACAGCGCCTGGTTTTCTCCGCCGCTGACCACGGTGCGCCAGGCGTTCAAAGAAGCGGGCGAGCGTAGCGTGGACTGGCTGCTTAATCCGCCCGACAGGGAATTGACCCTCAGTCAGATTCGGCTACCCGTCACGTTGATCGAACGTCTGTCTACGGCTCCGGCGCGCGAACGGCAGATCCGTAGCGGTGAAACTCTTGCCCGGCAACTGAGTGAACTGGCACAGCAGGTTGCCATGCTGGATCGGCGCTAA
- a CDS encoding GNAT family N-acetyltransferase codes for MTTPELQTARLILKPLASEDATQIQRIFPRWEIVRYLVASVPWPYPDDAAQNYVDNVALEATRAGKGWFWTLRRKENADELMGVICLMDTPDNNRGFWLAPEWQGQGYMTEACHAVTDFWFNVLERDVLRAPKAVANDRSKRLSQRSGMRLVRLQKGEYVSGELETELWEITREKWNQLHH; via the coding sequence GTGACGACACCAGAGCTTCAAACGGCACGTCTAATTCTCAAACCGCTGGCATCGGAAGATGCCACGCAAATTCAGCGCATTTTCCCTCGCTGGGAGATTGTCCGTTATCTGGTTGCCAGCGTTCCCTGGCCCTATCCGGATGATGCGGCGCAGAACTATGTCGACAATGTTGCGCTGGAGGCAACGCGCGCGGGGAAAGGCTGGTTCTGGACGTTGCGACGTAAAGAGAATGCCGATGAACTCATGGGCGTGATCTGCCTGATGGATACGCCGGACAATAACCGGGGATTCTGGCTGGCTCCGGAGTGGCAAGGGCAGGGGTATATGACGGAAGCCTGCCATGCGGTAACGGATTTTTGGTTTAACGTGCTTGAACGCGATGTACTGCGCGCGCCCAAAGCTGTCGCAAACGATCGTTCGAAGCGACTTTCTCAACGCAGCGGTATGCGCTTAGTTCGCCTGCAAAAAGGTGAGTATGTTTCCGGGGAGCTGGAGACGGAGTTGTGGGAGATAACCCGCGAAAAATGGAACCAACTGCATCACTGA
- a CDS encoding LuxR C-terminal-related transcriptional regulator: MNYEPRGNFEYIVRINNTYLAEGIKQIIQKMYNLGELSSSILVFDCHNYYSINFDQVGDTICVMLCEKNYQKFLPDINKIYRCEANITAKGFKNLVKRISNGKGPSSTLKTDCCINEREMAVIHSYMEGYSEATVSDWLGVNIKTIYLARRRLFSKLECNSLLEFRIMCRTQLFTEWYSRQKEAFNTVDH; encoded by the coding sequence ATGAATTATGAACCCAGGGGTAATTTTGAATACATCGTCAGAATTAATAATACTTACCTTGCTGAAGGTATAAAACAGATTATACAAAAAATGTATAATCTGGGTGAACTGAGTTCATCTATCCTGGTTTTCGACTGTCATAATTACTATTCAATCAATTTCGATCAAGTCGGTGATACGATATGCGTTATGCTCTGCGAGAAAAACTACCAGAAATTCCTGCCAGACATCAACAAAATATACCGCTGTGAAGCGAACATCACCGCGAAGGGTTTTAAAAATTTAGTTAAACGCATATCAAACGGCAAGGGACCATCAAGTACGCTAAAAACAGACTGCTGCATCAATGAGCGCGAAATGGCGGTGATTCATTCCTATATGGAAGGCTATTCAGAGGCAACGGTTTCCGACTGGTTGGGTGTCAATATAAAAACGATTTACCTTGCCAGGCGCCGCCTTTTTTCAAAGTTAGAATGCAATTCATTACTGGAGTTTAGAATTATGTGCAGAACACAATTATTTACTGAATGGTATTCAAGGCAAAAAGAAGCGTTTAACACCGTTGATCATTAA
- a CDS encoding YbaY family lipoprotein translates to MKLVHMLSGLAVAVALSACAQKGADIPTPAPNPSAPAATNKAAIAQPNVSGTIWIRQKVALPPNAVLTVTVSDASQADAPSKVLAQKAVRTEGKQAPFSFVLPFNPADIQPNARILLSAAITIDDKIVFITDTVKPVINQGGTKADLTLVPVQQTAVPLQQNSGAATTVPSTSPTQVNPSEATPAPTQY, encoded by the coding sequence ATGAAACTCGTGCACATGTTAAGTGGTTTGGCAGTTGCTGTTGCGCTCTCTGCCTGCGCTCAAAAAGGCGCTGACATTCCAACACCAGCACCTAATCCCAGCGCGCCAGCGGCAACCAATAAAGCTGCGATTGCGCAACCTAACGTCTCCGGTACGATCTGGATCCGTCAGAAAGTGGCGCTGCCGCCAAATGCGGTATTAACCGTGACAGTTTCTGATGCGTCCCAGGCGGATGCGCCGTCGAAGGTGCTGGCGCAGAAAGCTGTGCGTACCGAAGGTAAACAGGCTCCGTTCAGCTTCGTGCTGCCGTTTAACCCGGCTGATATCCAGCCGAATGCCCGTATCCTGCTGAGTGCGGCCATTACCATCGACGATAAAATTGTCTTTATCACCGATACGGTTAAACCGGTTATCAATCAGGGCGGAACCAAAGCGGATCTGACGCTGGTGCCGGTGCAGCAAACGGCTGTGCCGTTGCAGCAAAACAGTGGCGCCGCCACGACCGTGCCTTCCACGTCACCCACACAAGTGAACCCGTCTGAAGCCACTCCGGCTCCGACACAGTACTGA
- a CDS encoding YczE/YyaS/YitT family protein, with the protein MLRRLLQLYIGLVLYGVSTAMFVRADLGADPWNVFHLGVAKLLSMDIGTVMIATGALVLLFWIPLRQRPGLGTISNVIVLGLAADAALALMPPLETLLARSVMLVAAVIVNALATGMYIGAGFGAGPRDGLMTGIHARTGWSVRSIRTAIEISVLLAGCLLGGTFGVGTVFYALSIGPLIQLCLPWFRQKPTLSVAPQTEPVA; encoded by the coding sequence ATGCTACGTCGATTACTGCAACTCTATATTGGTTTGGTCCTGTACGGTGTTTCTACCGCGATGTTTGTCCGCGCGGATTTGGGCGCCGATCCGTGGAATGTTTTCCACCTTGGGGTGGCGAAACTGCTGTCGATGGATATCGGTACGGTGATGATCGCCACCGGCGCGCTGGTATTGTTGTTCTGGATCCCGCTGCGTCAGCGTCCGGGTCTGGGAACCATCAGCAATGTGATCGTGCTTGGGCTTGCCGCCGATGCTGCGCTGGCGTTGATGCCGCCGCTGGAGACACTCCTGGCGCGCAGCGTAATGCTGGTGGCGGCGGTAATTGTCAATGCGCTGGCGACCGGAATGTATATTGGTGCCGGGTTTGGCGCAGGCCCGCGTGATGGCCTGATGACCGGGATCCATGCCCGCACAGGCTGGTCAGTGCGCAGTATCCGTACGGCGATTGAGATTTCAGTCTTGCTGGCAGGCTGCCTGTTGGGCGGCACATTTGGCGTCGGCACGGTATTTTACGCGCTCAGTATTGGCCCGCTGATTCAGCTTTGTCTGCCGTGGTTTCGTCAGAAACCGACGCTAAGCGTGGCGCCGCAAACTGAACCGGTAGCCTGA
- a CDS encoding MGMT family protein: protein MDIQDSFPQRVWQIVAAIPEGYVTTYGDVAKLAGSPRAARQVGGVLKRLPEGSTLPWHRVVNRHGCISLTGPDLQRQRQALLAEGVVVSGSGQIDLQRYRWIY from the coding sequence ATGGATATACAGGATTCTTTCCCGCAACGGGTCTGGCAAATCGTTGCCGCGATACCGGAAGGTTACGTCACAACTTATGGTGACGTGGCGAAACTGGCTGGCTCTCCGCGCGCCGCGCGACAGGTGGGCGGCGTACTGAAACGCTTACCGGAAGGGAGTACGTTACCGTGGCATCGGGTGGTAAATCGTCATGGCTGCATTTCCTTGACCGGGCCGGATTTACAGCGTCAACGCCAGGCATTACTGGCTGAAGGCGTGGTGGTGTCAGGTAGCGGGCAAATCGATTTACAACGTTATCGCTGGATCTACTAA
- a CDS encoding beta-galactosidase produces the protein MSVTALSSLVSRHDWENPAITHWHRLPAHAPMRSWRDENAARDDAASPARRLLNGEWRFSLFGSPEAVPERWITEDCTDAVAMPVPSNWQMQGFDTPIYTNVTYPIPVTPPFVPQQNPTGCYSLTFTMEEGALAQGQTRIVFDGVNAAFYLWCNGQWIGYSQDSRLPAEFDVSQALKAGENRLAVMVLRWCDGSYLEDQDMWRMSGIFRDVSLQHKPQTHIADFHYVSELNADLTHAQLQVNVQLAGAFAACRVAVALWRGGEKIAAAQQSPGSAVVDERGAWAERLCVTLPVAAPALWSAETPNLYRLTLTLLDAQGNVLEAEACDVGFRKVEIRHGLLLLNGKPLLIRGVNRHEHHPENGQAIDEATMRRDIELMKQHNFNAVRCSHYPNHPLWYRLCDRYGLYVVDEANIETHGMVPMSRLADDPGWLPAMSERVTRMVQRDRNHPSIIIWSLGNESGHGANHDALYRWLKTTDPTRPVQYEGGGANTAATDIVCPMYARVDQDQPFPAVPKWSIKKWIGLPGENRPLILCEYAHAMGNSFGGFAKYWEAFRAFPRLQGGFVWDWVDQALTKIGDDGQPFWAYGGDFGDMPNDRQFCMNGLVFPDRTPHPALYEAQRAQQFFQFSLLSTTPLVLEVESEYLFRATDNEYLRWSVARDGDVLAQGEITLDIAPQGKQRIELNIPALEAAPGDVWLNVDVFQRAATHWSAADHRCAWDQWRLPAPLYITPRVVQNSRPTLQSNEQEFVITHQSQRWHFCRRSGNLQQWWRDEQPTLLTPLSDCFARAPLDNDIGISEVTRIDPNAWVERWKAAGMYDLSAELLYCDVEERSTGIVVSTGQRWLGAGKTAFISHKCWRIDGDGALHGDVTVQVARDIPPPARVGLVCQLAERHPQVSWLGLGPHENYPDRQLAARQGRWTQPLSALHTPYIFPGENGLRCNTRALWFGAHQWQGDFHFSLGCYSDEQLRETTHHHLLREEAGCWLHLDAFHMGVGGDDSWSPSVSPEFILRDETVRYAFCWRQN, from the coding sequence ATGTCTGTTACCGCATTAAGTTCGCTGGTTTCCCGCCACGACTGGGAAAACCCGGCGATTACCCACTGGCACCGTTTACCGGCTCATGCGCCCATGCGTAGCTGGCGTGATGAAAATGCGGCGCGCGATGATGCCGCTTCACCTGCGCGGCGCCTGCTCAATGGCGAATGGCGCTTCAGCCTGTTTGGCTCGCCGGAAGCCGTACCGGAACGCTGGATAACAGAGGATTGCACCGATGCGGTGGCGATGCCGGTGCCATCGAACTGGCAGATGCAGGGATTTGATACGCCCATTTATACCAATGTTACCTATCCGATTCCGGTGACGCCTCCGTTTGTTCCGCAACAAAACCCGACGGGTTGTTACTCGCTCACATTTACAATGGAAGAAGGCGCGCTGGCGCAGGGGCAGACGCGGATTGTTTTTGATGGTGTCAATGCGGCGTTTTATCTTTGGTGTAACGGCCAATGGATCGGCTATTCGCAGGACAGCCGCCTGCCCGCCGAGTTTGACGTCAGTCAGGCGCTAAAAGCGGGGGAAAACCGGCTGGCGGTGATGGTGCTGCGCTGGTGCGATGGCAGCTATCTGGAAGACCAGGATATGTGGCGGATGAGCGGGATTTTTCGCGATGTCTCCCTGCAACACAAACCGCAGACGCATATTGCCGATTTCCACTATGTCAGCGAGCTGAATGCGGACCTGACCCACGCGCAATTACAGGTTAACGTGCAACTGGCCGGGGCGTTTGCAGCGTGTCGCGTTGCCGTTGCCCTGTGGCGCGGCGGAGAAAAAATCGCCGCCGCTCAGCAGTCGCCGGGCAGCGCCGTGGTGGATGAGCGCGGCGCGTGGGCAGAACGCCTGTGCGTGACGCTGCCGGTTGCCGCGCCCGCGCTGTGGAGTGCGGAAACACCGAACCTCTATCGCCTGACATTAACCTTGCTCGATGCACAAGGAAACGTACTGGAAGCGGAAGCCTGCGACGTGGGTTTCCGCAAAGTGGAAATCCGTCATGGTTTGCTGCTGCTTAACGGCAAACCGCTGTTGATTCGTGGTGTAAACCGTCACGAGCACCATCCGGAAAACGGACAGGCCATTGATGAAGCCACCATGCGGCGCGACATTGAGCTGATGAAACAGCACAACTTCAATGCCGTGCGCTGTTCTCACTATCCGAACCATCCGCTGTGGTATCGCTTGTGCGATCGGTACGGCTTATACGTCGTGGATGAAGCCAATATTGAAACCCACGGCATGGTGCCGATGAGCCGCCTGGCGGACGATCCGGGTTGGCTGCCAGCCATGAGCGAACGTGTGACGCGCATGGTACAGCGCGATCGCAACCATCCGTCGATCATTATCTGGTCGCTGGGCAACGAATCTGGTCATGGCGCGAACCACGATGCGCTGTATCGCTGGCTGAAAACGACCGATCCGACGCGTCCGGTGCAGTATGAAGGCGGCGGCGCGAACACGGCGGCCACCGATATTGTCTGCCCGATGTATGCCCGCGTTGACCAGGATCAGCCCTTTCCGGCTGTGCCGAAGTGGTCGATTAAAAAATGGATCGGTTTGCCCGGCGAAAATCGCCCGCTCATTCTTTGCGAATACGCACATGCGATGGGCAACAGCTTTGGTGGTTTTGCCAAGTACTGGGAAGCGTTCCGCGCTTTCCCGCGTTTGCAGGGCGGTTTTGTCTGGGACTGGGTTGACCAGGCATTAACCAAAATCGGTGATGATGGGCAACCATTCTGGGCTTACGGCGGCGATTTTGGCGATATGCCGAATGACCGCCAGTTCTGTATGAATGGACTGGTATTTCCCGATCGCACGCCGCATCCGGCGCTGTATGAAGCGCAGCGCGCGCAGCAATTTTTCCAGTTCAGCCTGCTTAGCACCACGCCTCTGGTACTGGAAGTTGAGAGCGAATATCTGTTCCGCGCCACTGATAATGAATACCTGCGCTGGTCTGTCGCCCGCGATGGAGATGTACTGGCGCAGGGAGAAATCACGCTGGATATTGCGCCGCAAGGCAAGCAGCGTATTGAGCTGAACATACCCGCGCTGGAGGCCGCGCCCGGTGATGTCTGGTTGAATGTGGATGTTTTCCAGCGTGCGGCGACGCACTGGTCGGCGGCGGATCATCGCTGCGCCTGGGATCAGTGGCGTCTGCCCGCGCCGTTGTATATCACTCCGCGCGTAGTGCAGAACTCGCGCCCGACATTGCAGTCCAACGAGCAGGAATTTGTCATCACGCATCAGTCGCAGCGCTGGCACTTCTGTCGCCGCAGCGGCAACCTGCAACAGTGGTGGCGCGATGAGCAGCCGACGCTGCTGACTCCGCTGAGCGATTGTTTTGCCCGTGCGCCGCTGGATAACGACATTGGTATCAGCGAGGTGACACGCATCGATCCCAACGCGTGGGTGGAACGCTGGAAAGCGGCAGGCATGTACGATCTGTCGGCTGAACTGCTTTATTGTGACGTTGAAGAGCGCAGCACCGGGATTGTGGTGAGTACCGGTCAGCGCTGGCTGGGTGCAGGGAAAACCGCGTTTATCAGCCATAAATGCTGGCGAATTGATGGTGACGGCGCACTGCATGGCGATGTCACGGTACAGGTGGCGCGAGATATTCCGCCGCCTGCACGGGTGGGGCTGGTCTGCCAACTGGCGGAGCGGCATCCGCAGGTAAGCTGGCTGGGGCTGGGGCCGCATGAAAACTACCCGGATCGCCAGCTGGCGGCGCGTCAGGGACGGTGGACGCAGCCGCTGTCGGCGCTGCACACGCCCTATATTTTCCCCGGCGAAAATGGGCTGCGCTGCAACACGCGCGCATTGTGGTTCGGTGCGCACCAGTGGCAGGGGGATTTCCATTTTTCCCTCGGCTGCTACAGCGATGAGCAACTGCGGGAAACCACGCACCATCACTTATTGCGCGAAGAAGCCGGTTGCTGGCTGCATCTCGATGCCTTCCACATGGGCGTTGGCGGCGATGACTCCTGGAGCCCGAGCGTGTCGCCGGAGTTTATCCTGCGAGATGAGACGGTGCGTTACGCCTTTTGCTGGCGGCAGAACTAA
- a CDS encoding PLP-dependent aminotransferase family protein: MSSRRFGSQSLQRLLGHWQQPESRMPLWRQLADALRLLILDGRLALGTRLPGERELASTLEISRTTVASALAHLRDEGYLESRHGSGSRVILPDSRSVPTLATAGTALDLSTAALSAGPEIHQAYTHALSMIPHYLTRTGYGQLGLLPLREAIAARYTERGLPTHADEVMVVNGAVSGLALVLRMLTGPGDRVVVDHPTYPLAIAAIQGASCRPVGVSLPQTGWDCDGFAATLAQTAPRLAYLMPDFHNPTGRCMDIATREAIAAIAARTRTALVVDETMVDLWYDAPPPPPLAAFDPAGNVITLGSAGKSFWGGLRLGWIRASTRTIAALAQTRDTLDLGSPLLEQLATLWLVQNAEAFLPGRRQMLASRRDDCAALMREHFPEWRFQTPQGGLSYWVELPDMLATQFAARAETIGIHLGAGTRFGLSGAFDRYLRMPFSLELTELENALLRIKPLWLALNYSHPPVKRSMV; the protein is encoded by the coding sequence ATGTCATCCCGTCGCTTTGGTAGCCAATCTTTGCAGCGCCTGTTAGGGCACTGGCAACAACCCGAGTCCCGCATGCCGCTATGGCGTCAGCTTGCCGATGCCCTGCGTTTGCTGATTCTTGATGGCAGGCTGGCGCTGGGCACACGTCTGCCCGGCGAGCGTGAACTGGCCTCAACGCTGGAAATCAGCCGCACCACCGTTGCCAGTGCGCTGGCGCACTTGCGCGATGAGGGTTATCTGGAGAGCCGCCACGGTAGCGGATCGCGGGTGATTCTGCCTGATAGCCGTAGCGTTCCAACGCTCGCAACAGCCGGTACGGCACTGGATCTCTCAACGGCGGCGTTGAGCGCCGGGCCGGAGATCCACCAGGCCTATACCCACGCGCTGAGCATGATCCCCCACTACCTCACGCGAACCGGCTACGGTCAGCTCGGCTTGCTGCCACTACGTGAAGCCATTGCCGCACGTTATACCGAGCGCGGGCTGCCAACTCACGCCGATGAAGTGATGGTGGTGAATGGTGCCGTCAGCGGACTGGCGCTGGTACTGCGCATGCTAACCGGTCCGGGCGATCGCGTGGTGGTCGATCACCCAACCTACCCGCTGGCGATTGCCGCGATCCAGGGGGCGTCATGCAGGCCCGTTGGCGTATCGCTGCCACAAACCGGCTGGGATTGTGATGGGTTTGCCGCCACGCTGGCACAGACCGCGCCGCGTCTGGCCTATCTGATGCCCGATTTTCACAATCCAACCGGACGCTGTATGGATATCGCCACTCGCGAAGCCATCGCCGCCATCGCGGCGCGCACGCGCACGGCGCTGGTGGTCGATGAAACGATGGTGGATTTGTGGTACGACGCGCCGCCACCGCCGCCGCTGGCGGCCTTTGATCCTGCTGGAAACGTGATCACACTCGGTTCGGCGGGGAAAAGTTTCTGGGGTGGCTTACGCCTGGGATGGATCCGCGCCTCAACGCGCACAATTGCCGCTCTCGCCCAGACCCGTGACACGCTGGATCTGGGTTCCCCGTTACTGGAGCAACTGGCAACGCTGTGGCTAGTGCAAAACGCAGAAGCATTTTTGCCCGGCCGTCGACAAATGCTCGCCAGCCGCCGTGATGATTGCGCCGCGTTAATGCGCGAGCATTTTCCGGAATGGCGCTTTCAGACACCGCAGGGCGGCCTCTCCTACTGGGTAGAACTGCCCGATATGCTGGCGACTCAGTTTGCCGCCCGTGCGGAAACTATCGGTATTCACCTCGGTGCGGGAACACGTTTTGGTCTTTCCGGCGCTTTTGACCGCTATTTACGAATGCCCTTTTCACTGGAATTAACCGAACTCGAGAACGCATTACTGCGCATCAAACCCCTGTGGCTCGCGCTCAACTATTCGCATCCCCCGGTAAAACGCAGCATGGTGTAA